The following is a genomic window from Flavobacterium crassostreae.
TTTCTGATTGGCTGGAGAGTTTGAAAGATCTACTAAAAGATTTTATAGAAAATCAGCAAAAGTCACTTACTAAATGAGTAATTACAAGAAAAACAGTTTGACATTAACAGGAGCAGTTTCGTTAGGAACTGGAGTTATGATTGGTGCAGGAATTTTTGCATTATTGGGACAAGTGGCAGCACTTTCTGGCGAACTTTTCCCTTACGCTTTTCTCATTGGCGCAATAATTTCTGGATGTAGTGCTTACGCGTATATTAAGATGTCTAATGCTTATCCATCAGCGGGTGGTATTGCAATGTATCTCAAAAAGGCTTACGGTTTTAGTACCATCACTGCAGCGGGATCGCTTTTAATGGCTTTTTCAATGATAATTGGCGAAAGCCTTGTGGCACGCACATTTGGTACCTACACCTTACAACTATTTGATATCAGTAATAAAAATATTTGGACACCCATTTTGGGTGTTTTATTATTAATAATTGCTTTTTTAGTTAATATTTCTGGAAATAAAGCCATTGAACGTTCCTCCTTTATTTTGGCAGTGATCAAAATAGGTGGTCTATCGATTTTTGCCATTGGTGGATTGTGGGCAGTAGGATTTTCATTTAGCAAAACTTTGCCCACTGCGGTATCTGACAATTATTCAATACAAAGTTATATAGCCGCTTTGGCATTTACAATTTTGTCTTACAAGGGATTTACCACCATTACAAACAGCGGCGGCGAGATTGTAAATCCGAAAAAGAATGTTGGATATGCCATTATGATTTCCCTCCTGATTTGTACCGTGGTCTATTTATTAGTGGCTTTCGCAGTTGCTTCAAATTTATCAATACCCGAAATTATAACAGCTAAAGATTTTTCCCTTGCAGAAGCCTCAAAACCCACCTTTGGAAAATATGGTTTATGGTTTACAGTGGGTATCGCCATAGTAGCAACAATTTCTGGCGTTATTGCCAGTATATTTGCAGTATCAAGAATGACTGCTATGCTTACTGAAGCAGAACTTATTCCGCATAAACATTTTGGAATGCCAGGTTCATTGCAAAAGCATATGTTAGTTTATACCGTGGTAATTGCAATTATACTGACTGCGTTTTTTGACCTGAGTCGTATTGCTTCATTGGGTGCAATTTTTTACTTAACAATGGATATAATGCTACAATGGGGCGTTTTGAAAAATTTGAGAAAGGAAATAAATGCCAATGTTTCAATTATCATTTTAGCAATTGTTTTAGATTTAACTGTATTGACAGCATTTATATGGGTAAAACTATCTTCAGACCCTTTTGTTGTGCTATTATCAAGTATTTTAATGGTCCTTATTTTTATCATTGAAAAATGGTTTTTGAAATTAAGTAATCGAAACAACGAAAAAGAATAGAAAAAATATATTTAAATAAAAATTAAAAAATGAAACATACTTATCACATAAACGGAATGTCTTGCAAGGGTTGTAAGAATCACGTTGAAGGAATACTTTCAAAAATCGACGGCGTTTCAAAAGTTACTGTCGATTTAGAAAAGGAAGAAGCAATCATCGAAACCGAAGAACATTTTCACATCGAAAAATACCAAGAAGCATTAAAAAAAGATGGAGATACTTACACCATCCACAATATTGATGACCTCCCTAAAAAAGATAAGGATGCGACTTCCGTGGAAGTTAAAAAAGTAAATGGCAACGGAAAATATTATTGCCCGATGCATTGCGAAGGTGAGAAAGTCTATGACAAAGCAGGCGATTGTCCGGTGTGCGGAATGGATTTAATCCAACAACCCGTTTTGCATCAAAGTCATCAATATACTTGCCCTATGCACCCTGAAATCATACGTGATGAACCTGGTTCTTGTCCTATTTGCGGAATGGATTTAGTGCCAATGGAACCAACTGAATCTGAAGAAGACAAAAACTACCAAAAGTTATGGCATAAAATGAAAGTGGCCTTACTTTTTAGTATTCCTGTTTTTATAATCACTATGTCTGATATGATTCCGAATAATCCATTATATAAAATTATGGACTTAGAAAAATGGAATTGGGTACAATTTGTTTTAACCATCCCTATTGTATTTTATGCCTGCTGGATGTTTTTTGAAAGAGCATGGAAATCAATCATAAATTGGAATTTGAACATGTTCACCTTGATCGGAATTGGGACGGGTGTAGCTTTTATTTTTAGTATTGTTGGTTTATTGTTTCCTGAAATATTTCCTGCCCAATTCAAAACATCTAGTGGAACTGTGCACCTTTATTTTGAAGCAACTGCAGTAGTATTAACATTGGTATTATTAGGACAATTATTAGAAGCAAAAGCACACAGTAGAACGAGTGGAGCCATTAAAGAATTATTAAAATTAGCTCCAACACAAGCTACAGTAATCATTGATGGTGAAGAAAAAGTGATCTCAATTCATGATATAAAAAAGGGCGATTCTATTCGAGTAAAACCCGGAGAAAAAATTCCTGTAGATGGAATCATTACGGAAGGAAACAGCACCATTGATGAATCAATGATTACTGGAGAACCTATTCCAGTAGACAAAAGAATTGACGATAAAGTAAGTTCTGGAACCATAAACGGAACTAAATCTTTTTTAATGGTTGCCGAAAAAGTCGGCTCTGAAACCTTACTGTCTCAAATTGTTCAAATGGTTTCAGATGCTAGTCGCTCACGAGCTCCAATTCAAAATCTAGTAGATAAAATTTCAAAATATTTTGTTCCCATTGTAGTTTTAATATCAGTAATTACCTTTTTTGTTTGGTGGTTATTTGGGCCAGATCCAAAATTAGTTTATGGCTTTATTAATGCCATTGCGGTCTTAATAATTGCTTGTCCATGCGCATTAGGATTAGCAACACCAATGTCTGTGATGGTTGGAGTGGGTAAAGGTGCAAAATCAGGTGTATTAATTAAAAACGCAGAAGCCATTGAAAAAATGGATAAAATTGATGTTTTAATAACCGATAAAACAGGAACTATTACGGAAGGAAAACCCTCGGTAGAAAAAATAGTAGTTAAAGAAGGTAATGAAAATGAAGTTTTAGGAAAAATAGCTTCATTAAATAAAAATAGCGAACATCCATTGGCTACAGCCGTAGTAAATTTTGCCAAATCTAAAAATGCACCTTTTTTCAATGTAGCCGATTTTGATTCAGTCACAGGGAAAGGAGTAATTGGGTTTATTGATAAGGTAAAAATTAGTTTAGGTAACAAAAAATTATTGGAGCAAGAAGGAATTCAAGATTTTTCGACTATTGAACAGGAAGTAATTGCGGAACAAAAATTAGGTAAAACAGTTTCATATATTGCTTTTGATCAAAAAGCGGTGGGTTATATTACCATTACAGACGCAATAAAAAAATCAAGTTTGGAAGCTATTAATGAATTAAAACGTCAAGGTGTTGAAGTTGTGATGCTAACTGGAGATAACGAAAACACTGCCAGAGCTGTGGCTTCTGAGTTGAATCTAACCGATTTTAAAGCAAGCTGTTTGCCTCAAGATAAATTAGAATATATCAAAAATTTGCAAGCCCAAGGCAAAATAGTTGCCATGGCAGGTGATGGTATTAATGATGCTCCAGCTTTAGCGCAAGCCGATATCGGAATTGCAATGGGAACCGGAACAGATGTAGCTATTGAAAGTGCTAAAATTACTTTGGTAAAAGGCGATTTAAAGGGTATTGTAAAAGCCAAGAATTTAAGCCACGCTGTTATGAAAAACATCAAGCAAAATTTATTTTTTGCTTTCATTTATAATGTATTAGGAATTCCAATTGCAGCTGGAATACTATTTCCTTTCTTTGGAATTTTGCTCTCGCCAATGATTGCGGCTTTGGCAATGAGCTTTAGTTCGGTATCCGTTATTGCAAATGCCTTAAGATTAAGAAATGTTAAAATATAGAAATACACATTATTTAAATGATATTCAAAAAAAAGAGCATATTGTCTAATAATATTTTCACTATAATTTGTTTTTTAAAATTAGTTAAAAAAAATAAAAGAAATATTTTTTAAAAAAAACTACTTTTACAGCAGTGAAATTTACAAACGCCATATTATCAATTCTTTTTCTAATACTTTCCAGTATGCCTTGTGCAGATGCGGAAACAATTGTTGCAAACAGTAAAGTCACAATTAGTAGTCAATCAAGCCAACACTCACATAAAGATGTTTGTTCTCCTTTTTGTACTTGCAACTGTTGTGGCTGTCAAGGTTTCGTCTTTAATACAATATATAATTACAAAATTATTTCTATTAAAAAAATAATTGCCAAAAAAGTACCCGAATACAAAACTATTTTAACTTTCTATTTCTACGGAAGTATATGGCAACCTCCACAAATATAAAATGTGAATTTTTATAAAATTAAAAAAGTATGACTACTCTGTTATGGAGTTAATCAATACTTAATTTTAAATTATTAATAAATATTTTCATTTATATGTCAAAATCTAAACAAAAAAAAACGCTTACTGTTTATACTATCCTACGTACTATAATGATAATTTTAGTTTGTTTAATCTTACTATTAGGAATAGCTGCAAGAATTTTACACTATTATAAAAACCATTTTAATTAGTTAAAAAAAATAAAAAATAAAAGAAATATTTTTTAAAAAAAACTACTTTTACAGCAGTGAAATTTACAAACGCCATATTATCAATTCTTTTTCTAATACTTTCCTGTATGCCTTGCGCAGATAGGGAAGTAAATAGTTGGGCGCATACCACCACATTGGAACTTAAATCAAATCACGATAATCATTCCCACGATAAAGAAAAAGATTTATGTTCTCCATTTTGTATTTGTAGTTGTTGTGGTTCACAAGTTGTAAGTTATTTTCAATCAAATATTATTGACTTTCCAATACCATTCGAAGGTATTAAAACACAATTACCTACATACACATCCGTTTTTGCTTCCAATTTCTTCGGAAGTATTTGGCAACCCCCTCAAATAGTATAATGATACTCTGCAAATTTTGCGGAGTTAGAAAGTTGTGACCTTTCACAAATAATGGCAAATATTCTATTTGCTGATTTCTAATTCATTATAATATTTTTCAATGTTAGACAAAATCATACAATTTAGTATAAAGAACAAGTTCATTATACTCTTATTCACCCTTGTGCTTATAGCTTGGGGAAGCTATTCTGTTAAAAATTTACCTCTGGATGCCTTGCCAGATGTTACTAATAATCAAGTGCAAATCATTACTACTGCACCAACATTGGCAAGTCAGGAAGTAGAACAATTAATTACTTATCCACTTGAGCAATCCGTAAAAACGATTCCGAAAGTAATTGAATTACGTAGTATCTCTCGTTTTGGACTTTCAGTAGTTACAGTAGTATTCAAAGATGATGTAGATATATATTGGGCTAGAGAGCAAATATTTCAGCGCTTAAAGCAAGCCGAAGAAAACATTCCTTCCTACGCAGGTTCCCCAGAATTAGGTCCAATATCTACTGGTCTTGGAGAAATTTATCAATACGATTTATATGCCAAAAAAGGCTACGAAGATAAATATGATGCAGTAAAATTACGAACCATTCAAGATTGGATTATAATTCCACAATTACAAGGTGTTGAAGGTGTTGCAGAAGTAAGTACCTGGGGAGGAAAACTAAAACAATATGAAGTTGCCATTAATCCTAATAAACTGAATAGTTTAGGAATAACCATTACCGATATTTTTGAGGCACTGCAAAAAAACAATCAAAATACAGGTGGTGCTTATATCGAAAAAGATCAATATGCCTATTTTATCCGTGGTGTTGGTATGGCAACGGGTATCAAAGATATAGAAAACATCGTTGTTGCCAATAAAAATGGAGCTCCTATTTTAGTGCGAAATGTAGCCAAGGTTAGAGAAGGCGTTGCACTACGCTATGGAGCTGCTACTAAAGATGGTAAAGGCGAAATAGTTTGCGGAATGGCACTTATGCTTAAAGGTGAAAATTCCAAAGCCGTGAACGATAGAGTAAAAGAAAAAATGGCTCAAATCAACAAAACACTTCCTGAAGGTGTCGTTGCCGAAGCTTTTATCGATAGAGGTAAACTAGTAGATAATGCAATAGGAACGGTTACAAAAAATTTATTGGAAGGAGCCTTAATTGTAATTTTTGTATTGATTTTATTTTTAGGAAATCTTAGAGCGGGATTAATTGTTGCTTCTGTAATACCATTGTCTATGCTTTTTGCTGTAATTCTAATGAATTATTTTGGTGTAAGCGGAAATTTAATGAGTTTAGGAGCAATCGATTTTGGAATTATTGTCGATGGTGCAGTAATTATTGTCGAAGCCACGATGCACCACCTGCAAAAACTTAAAAGGCAAAAAGATTTAACCCAATCCGAAATGGATAGCGAGGTTTTCAAATCGGCTTCAAAAATCAGAAACAGTGCTGCCTTTGGAGAAATCATTATCTTAATTGTGTATTTACCAATCCTTGCATTGGTAGGAACGGAAGGAAAAATGTTCCGTCCAATGGCAATGACTGTAGGTTTTGCCATAACAGGAGCTTTCATTTTGTCATTGACATATGTACCAATGATGAGTGCACTATTTTTATCAAAAAACACGGAACATAAGCCGAATTTCAGTGATCGAATGATGGCTTGGTTGGAAGGAATTTACACTCCTTTTTTAGAAAAAGCCTTACGTTTCAAAAAAGCAGTATTGGCTATTTCATTAGGATTATTTGTACTAGCAATAGTAGTTTTTCAAAATATGGGTGGCGAATTTATTCCCACAATTGAAGAAGGAGATTTAGCTATTAATGCAACGATAATGACAGGAAGTTCGCTTTCGCAAATGGTAAAAACAACTACTGAATATGAAAAAATTCTAAAAGCAAAATTTCCCGAAATCAAAACCATAGTATCCAAAATTGGAAGTGGTGAAATCCCAACCGATCCAATGCCGATAGAAAGTGGCGATTTGATTATTGTGCTTAAAGACAAAGACGAATGGACTGGTGATTATGATAATTGGGAAGATTTAGCCAATGCAATGAAAGAAGAAATGGAAGCCATTCCTGGTGCAAATATTGAAATTTCACAACCCATTCAAATGCGTTTTAATGAATTAATGACGGGAAGCCGAAGTGATATTGCCATTAAAATTTTTGGAGACGATTTAGAAATTTTAGATACTAAAGCTAAAGAATTGATTGCTACAGTCAATAATATAGAAGGGATTGGTGACTTAAAGGCCGATAAGGTAACAGGCCTACCACAAATAACAGTAAAATATGATTACAGTAAAATAGCCTTGTATGGTTTAAACATAACGGATATAAACCAAATCATTCGTTCCTCTTTTGCCGGAGAAAGTGCTGGTAAGATTTACGAAGAGAGCAAACGATTTGACGTTGTTGTAAGAATGGATTCAGCAAACAGATCGGATATTACTGATGTTAGTGATTTATTTATACCATTACCAAATGGGCAACAAGTACCACTTTCACAAGTCGCAACAGTCTCTTATGAACAGGGTCCTGTTCAGGTTTCGCGTGAAAACGGTAAGCGTCGAATTACTATTGGGTTAAATGTACGTGGTAGAGATATAAAAAGTGTGGTTGAGGAAATTCAACTAAAATTAGACAAGAATTTCAAACTACCAGCAGGGTATTATATTACCTATGGAGGTCAATTTGAAAACTTAATTGAAGCTAGTAAGAGACTTTCAATTGCTGTACCTGCTGCGTTACTCTTGATAATGGTTTTGCTGTTTTTTACTTTCAAAAGTATGAAGCAAGCAGGACTAATATTCACTGCTATTCCACTATCTGCAATTGGAGGAGTTTTTGCTCTTTGGCTAAGAGGAATGCCTTTTAGTATATCAGCAGGTATTGGGTTTATTGCCTTGTTTGGTATTGCTGTATTGAACGGAATTGTATTGATTTCCTATTTCAATCAACTTAAAACTGAAGGTATAACTGATCCATTACAAAGAGTATTAATGGGGACAAAAACACGTTTACGACCTGTTTTAATGACAGCCGCTGTAGCCTCTTTAGGATTTATGCCAATGGCATTATCAACAAGCGGTGGAGCTGAAGTTCAAAAACCATTGGCAACGGTTGTTATTGGGGGATTATTATCGGCTACATTATTAACATTAATCGTTTTGCCAATTTTATATTTACTCTTTGAAAAAGGAATTAGAAGAAGAAAAAAAATGACAACACCAATAGTTACCGTGATTGTTTTATTAATTAGTAGTTTTTCTTTTGCTCAAAGTGGTCAACCCATTACACTACAAAAAGCCATCGATATGGCAAAAAATAATAATATTGATTTGAAAATTGCTGATAAGGAAATTGAAAAACAAACTGTCCTTAAAAAAACAGCCTTTCAAGCCGATCCATTGCAAATTGAATATATGGGTGGACAATACAATGGCATAGACTATGACAATAATGTAAGTATTCAACAATACTTCCCTATTGGTGGAAGCACAAAAGCAAACAGACAACTTCAAGAAGAATTAGCAAAATTAGCCGAAAAACGAAAAGCATTATCTGAATATGAAATAGAAAAAGCAGTAACAATTGCATATTATCAATATTTATATGGTATCTCTATTCAAAAGTTAAATGACGAACTATATGATGTTTATTCAAAATTTCTCAAAAATGCGGAACTTCGATTCCAAACTGGAGAAAGTGGGAATATAGAAGTCATAAGTGCTAAAGCTAAAATAAAGGAAATCGAAACCTTAAAAGCTCAAATTCAATTTGATTTAGTAATTTATCAAAAACAGTTGCAATATTTTATTCAGACAAATGAAGACATACTTCCGGAGAGTACAACTCCCTTAAAATATGCTAATCCATCAACTTTAAATGAAAACAAAGTAGAAACACTGTTAAGTGATTATTATACGCAGCAAGCCACCGTTTTTGAAAAAGAATCAAATGCGTTCAAAAAAATGAGAGCACCAAAATTAGGCTTGGGTTACTTTGGCCAAACATTAAACAAAGAATCCTATTTTCAAGGATTTACGGTTGGTTTACAACTGCCTTTGTTTAGTGGAGCAAATACAGCTCGTGCAAAAGCATCTGAAATAAGTATGTCGCAATCGCAATTAGAATTCGATAAAACAAAATTGACTTTAAAATTGCAAAAGGAAGAATTGGTAAATCAATTTGCAAAGCAAGAAAAAGCAACTCTGTATTTTGAAAATGAAGGCTTAAAATATGCCGAACAGATAATCTCAACAGCTCAAAAAAGTTATGCAAATGGTGATATGAGTTATTGGTCCTATATTAGTTTTCTAAATCAAGCTATTGACATTAAAAAACAAAATATCGAAGCAGTCAACGCTTACAATCAAAGTGCAATACAAATGCAATTTCCATCCATTTCTAACAACTAAAATTTCTCAAAATGAAAAATATAAAATCAAAATTCAAAATTTTATTAATACTTAATACTTTATTCTTACTACTTCTCACCTCTTGTGGCGAAAAGAAAACAGAAGAAGAAAATCACGAAGAAGAAAAATCAGAAAACGAAGTAGCATTAACCGCTGTACAATTCAAAACAGTTGGTATTGAAACAGGAGTTTTAGAAAATAGGAATCTTAATTTAGTGATAAAGGCCAATGGATACACAACAGTTCCTCCACAAAATATGGCTAATATTTCTACCTTAATTGGTGGAACAGTTAAAGATATTTTGGTTTTGGAAGGTACATTTGTAAACAAAGGAAAAGTATTGGCAACTATTCAAAATTTAGAAGTTGTCGAAATGCAAGAAGATTATAATTCAGCTATTGCTAATATTGAATACCTACAATTAGAATACAATCGTCAAAAAACATTAAGCGATGAAAATGTAAATCCTAGAAAAGTGCTTCAAGAAGTCAAAGCAAAACTGGATGTTGAAAAAGCGAGAGCAAAAGCGTCGAAGAGTAAATTACAAGCTTTGAATATGAGTACAAACGGCTCAAGTTTGGTGCCAATAATTTCGCCAATATCAGGTTATGTTGGAAAAATAAGTATTGCTAAAGGAGCTTTTGCAGAAACGGGAATAACACTTTTTGAAGTAGTTGATAATAGTCAGATGCACTTGGATTTAAATGTGTATGAAAAAGACTTAGGTTCTATATCAGTGGGGCAAACGGTAGATTTTGTTTTAACAAACCAAGGAAACAAGGCTATAAAAGGAATAATATTTGGTATCAATAAATCCTTTTCAAACGAAAGCAAAACCGTAGCTGTTCACGCCAAAATCAATCCAGCAGATTCTAAAGATTTAATTTCAGGAATGTATGTTTCTGCTAATATCAATATTAAAAATACCACCGTTCCTGCTCTACCCAAAGAAGCTGTAGTAAAAAATGGAGATAAATATTTTGTCTATATTCAAGAAGAACACGAAGAAAAAGCGACTAAGGAAAATACAGAAACTCACCAACAAAAAAAAGGAGAAGCACATACTGACGAAGCTGTTGGCGAGGAAGAAGGACATAACGAAGTACATTTCAAAGCAATAGAAGTAATGCCTGGCACAACCGATTTAGGGTACACCGAAGTAAAATTTGTTGAAGCAATTCCTGCCAATGCAAAAATTGTGACAAAAGGAGCTTTTTATTTACTTTCTGCTATGAAAGGCGGTGGAGAACACGAACATTAAAAACCATGTAAACCATATAAATTATGAAAAATACTGACAAAACACAAGATGATTCAGAATGCTGTAGAATAGAAAAAAAAATCAATAAAGCAGAACAACAACATTCAGACGATGATGGACATGATCATGACCATTCAATAAAAGAAAAATCTACATTCCAATTATTTCTACCAGCAATAATAAGTTTTGTCTTATTATTGTTGGCAATTGGATTAGATAATTATTTTAACCAAAATTGGTTTAAAGGTTGGGTCAGAATAGTTTGGTATGTTATAGCTTATGTGCCAGTAGGACTTCCAGTGCTAAAAGAAGCTTTTGAAAGCATACGTAAAGGCGATATTTTTTCAGAATTTCTATTAATGGGAATAGCCACTATTGGAGCTTTTGCCATTGGCGAATATCCCG
Proteins encoded in this region:
- a CDS encoding APC family permease, with the protein product MSNYKKNSLTLTGAVSLGTGVMIGAGIFALLGQVAALSGELFPYAFLIGAIISGCSAYAYIKMSNAYPSAGGIAMYLKKAYGFSTITAAGSLLMAFSMIIGESLVARTFGTYTLQLFDISNKNIWTPILGVLLLIIAFLVNISGNKAIERSSFILAVIKIGGLSIFAIGGLWAVGFSFSKTLPTAVSDNYSIQSYIAALAFTILSYKGFTTITNSGGEIVNPKKNVGYAIMISLLICTVVYLLVAFAVASNLSIPEIITAKDFSLAEASKPTFGKYGLWFTVGIAIVATISGVIASIFAVSRMTAMLTEAELIPHKHFGMPGSLQKHMLVYTVVIAIILTAFFDLSRIASLGAIFYLTMDIMLQWGVLKNLRKEINANVSIIILAIVLDLTVLTAFIWVKLSSDPFVVLLSSILMVLIFIIEKWFLKLSNRNNEKE
- a CDS encoding heavy metal translocating P-type ATPase, producing the protein MKHTYHINGMSCKGCKNHVEGILSKIDGVSKVTVDLEKEEAIIETEEHFHIEKYQEALKKDGDTYTIHNIDDLPKKDKDATSVEVKKVNGNGKYYCPMHCEGEKVYDKAGDCPVCGMDLIQQPVLHQSHQYTCPMHPEIIRDEPGSCPICGMDLVPMEPTESEEDKNYQKLWHKMKVALLFSIPVFIITMSDMIPNNPLYKIMDLEKWNWVQFVLTIPIVFYACWMFFERAWKSIINWNLNMFTLIGIGTGVAFIFSIVGLLFPEIFPAQFKTSSGTVHLYFEATAVVLTLVLLGQLLEAKAHSRTSGAIKELLKLAPTQATVIIDGEEKVISIHDIKKGDSIRVKPGEKIPVDGIITEGNSTIDESMITGEPIPVDKRIDDKVSSGTINGTKSFLMVAEKVGSETLLSQIVQMVSDASRSRAPIQNLVDKISKYFVPIVVLISVITFFVWWLFGPDPKLVYGFINAIAVLIIACPCALGLATPMSVMVGVGKGAKSGVLIKNAEAIEKMDKIDVLITDKTGTITEGKPSVEKIVVKEGNENEVLGKIASLNKNSEHPLATAVVNFAKSKNAPFFNVADFDSVTGKGVIGFIDKVKISLGNKKLLEQEGIQDFSTIEQEVIAEQKLGKTVSYIAFDQKAVGYITITDAIKKSSLEAINELKRQGVEVVMLTGDNENTARAVASELNLTDFKASCLPQDKLEYIKNLQAQGKIVAMAGDGINDAPALAQADIGIAMGTGTDVAIESAKITLVKGDLKGIVKAKNLSHAVMKNIKQNLFFAFIYNVLGIPIAAGILFPFFGILLSPMIAALAMSFSSVSVIANALRLRNVKI
- a CDS encoding DUF6660 family protein, whose amino-acid sequence is MKFTNAILSILFLILSSMPCADAETIVANSKVTISSQSSQHSHKDVCSPFCTCNCCGCQGFVFNTIYNYKIISIKKIIAKKVPEYKTILTFYFYGSIWQPPQI
- a CDS encoding efflux RND transporter periplasmic adaptor subunit, with translation MKNIKSKFKILLILNTLFLLLLTSCGEKKTEEENHEEEKSENEVALTAVQFKTVGIETGVLENRNLNLVIKANGYTTVPPQNMANISTLIGGTVKDILVLEGTFVNKGKVLATIQNLEVVEMQEDYNSAIANIEYLQLEYNRQKTLSDENVNPRKVLQEVKAKLDVEKARAKASKSKLQALNMSTNGSSLVPIISPISGYVGKISIAKGAFAETGITLFEVVDNSQMHLDLNVYEKDLGSISVGQTVDFVLTNQGNKAIKGIIFGINKSFSNESKTVAVHAKINPADSKDLISGMYVSANINIKNTTVPALPKEAVVKNGDKYFVYIQEEHEEKATKENTETHQQKKGEAHTDEAVGEEEGHNEVHFKAIEVMPGTTDLGYTEVKFVEAIPANAKIVTKGAFYLLSAMKGGGEHEH
- a CDS encoding CusA/CzcA family heavy metal efflux RND transporter, encoding MLDKIIQFSIKNKFIILLFTLVLIAWGSYSVKNLPLDALPDVTNNQVQIITTAPTLASQEVEQLITYPLEQSVKTIPKVIELRSISRFGLSVVTVVFKDDVDIYWAREQIFQRLKQAEENIPSYAGSPELGPISTGLGEIYQYDLYAKKGYEDKYDAVKLRTIQDWIIIPQLQGVEGVAEVSTWGGKLKQYEVAINPNKLNSLGITITDIFEALQKNNQNTGGAYIEKDQYAYFIRGVGMATGIKDIENIVVANKNGAPILVRNVAKVREGVALRYGAATKDGKGEIVCGMALMLKGENSKAVNDRVKEKMAQINKTLPEGVVAEAFIDRGKLVDNAIGTVTKNLLEGALIVIFVLILFLGNLRAGLIVASVIPLSMLFAVILMNYFGVSGNLMSLGAIDFGIIVDGAVIIVEATMHHLQKLKRQKDLTQSEMDSEVFKSASKIRNSAAFGEIIILIVYLPILALVGTEGKMFRPMAMTVGFAITGAFILSLTYVPMMSALFLSKNTEHKPNFSDRMMAWLEGIYTPFLEKALRFKKAVLAISLGLFVLAIVVFQNMGGEFIPTIEEGDLAINATIMTGSSLSQMVKTTTEYEKILKAKFPEIKTIVSKIGSGEIPTDPMPIESGDLIIVLKDKDEWTGDYDNWEDLANAMKEEMEAIPGANIEISQPIQMRFNELMTGSRSDIAIKIFGDDLEILDTKAKELIATVNNIEGIGDLKADKVTGLPQITVKYDYSKIALYGLNITDINQIIRSSFAGESAGKIYEESKRFDVVVRMDSANRSDITDVSDLFIPLPNGQQVPLSQVATVSYEQGPVQVSRENGKRRITIGLNVRGRDIKSVVEEIQLKLDKNFKLPAGYYITYGGQFENLIEASKRLSIAVPAALLLIMVLLFFTFKSMKQAGLIFTAIPLSAIGGVFALWLRGMPFSISAGIGFIALFGIAVLNGIVLISYFNQLKTEGITDPLQRVLMGTKTRLRPVLMTAAVASLGFMPMALSTSGGAEVQKPLATVVIGGLLSATLLTLIVLPILYLLFEKGIRRRKKMTTPIVTVIVLLISSFSFAQSGQPITLQKAIDMAKNNNIDLKIADKEIEKQTVLKKTAFQADPLQIEYMGGQYNGIDYDNNVSIQQYFPIGGSTKANRQLQEELAKLAEKRKALSEYEIEKAVTIAYYQYLYGISIQKLNDELYDVYSKFLKNAELRFQTGESGNIEVISAKAKIKEIETLKAQIQFDLVIYQKQLQYFIQTNEDILPESTTPLKYANPSTLNENKVETLLSDYYTQQATVFEKESNAFKKMRAPKLGLGYFGQTLNKESYFQGFTVGLQLPLFSGANTARAKASEISMSQSQLEFDKTKLTLKLQKEELVNQFAKQEKATLYFENEGLKYAEQIISTAQKSYANGDMSYWSYISFLNQAIDIKKQNIEAVNAYNQSAIQMQFPSISNN